One genomic window of Channa argus isolate prfri chromosome 5, Channa argus male v1.0, whole genome shotgun sequence includes the following:
- the mdm4 gene encoding protein Mdm4 isoform X1, with protein MSSLSAQSPASSSSCRTPPGEGNQVQPKAPLLQILRVAGAQEEVFTLKEVMHYLGQYIMGKQLYDKQRQHIVHCQDDPLGELLEVESFSVKNPSPVYEMLKKYLVVLGSCDAAENLSVGRECVEGGVEDRGQICRGVVKAGLEAGSDGPLLQTPSQRRPREPDEDSVEGMLRSACKRPKLDVTLDEWDLSGLPWWFLGNLRSNYSRRSNGSTDIHTNQLSPAQEEDTAIVSDTTDDLWFLTEGESEQVSVEMKEAALEEGSGGEGEAPPENDDGGGKEEKADREMQEEPDEDSQCLSDDTDTEISTQDAWQCTECRKYNTPLQRYCVRCWALRKNWYKDVPRLAHSLSVPDIAACSSLIAHDEEDDSDTGIDVPDCSRTVSDPVILPSHSTADRPLPTMVMGKDKGPLPSSFHKDEVLSGGESQENLGMEVEEIRPEALLEPCKLCRVRPRNGNIIHGRTAHLLTCFPCARRLHKFQAPCPGCGKIIQKVIKIFIL; from the exons ATGAGCTCCCTATCAGCCCAGTCTCCAGCATCAAGCTCATCATGCAGGACTCCACCTGGAGAGGGAAATCAG GTACAACCAAAGGCCCCTCTCCTGCAGATTCTGCGTGTTGCTGGTGCCCAGGAGGAAGTGTTCACACTCAAAGAG GTGATGCACTACTTGGGGCAGTATATCATGGGAAAGCAACTGTATGACAAGCAGAGGCAACACATAGTCCACTGTCAGGATGACCCTTTGGGAGAGCTGCTGGAAGTGGAGAGCTTTTCTGTCAAAAACCCAAG CCCAGTGTACGAAATGCTCAAGAAATATTTGGTTGTGCTTGGCTCCTGTG ACGCTGCAGAGAATCTTTCTGTGGGCCGTGAATGTGTAGAGGGCGGAGTGGAGGATCGTGGTCAG ATATGCAGAGGTGTGGTTAAAGCAGGATTGGAGGCTGGCAGTGATGGGCCCCTCCTGCAGACCCCCTCTCAGCGACGACCTCGTGAGCCAGATGAAG ACTCTGTTGAAGGAATGCTGCGTTCAGCCTGTAAACGGCCAAAACTAGATGTTACACTTGATGAATGGGACCTCTCTGGCCTGCCCTGGTGGTTTCTGGGTAATCTCCGTAGCAACTATAGCCGTAGGAGCAACGGCTCCACAGACATCCACACAAACCAA CTGTCGCCTGCACAGGAAGAGGACACAGCAATTGTATCAGACACCACCGATGACCTCTGGTTCCTGACTGAGGGTGAGAGTGAACAGGTGAGTGTGGAGATGAAAGAAGCTGCGCTGGAGGAAGGGAGTGGAGGAGAAGGTGAGGCCCCACCTGAGAATGATGATGGAGGAGGGAAAGAGGAGAAGGCAGATCGAGAG ATGCAGGAGGAACCAGATGAAGATTCTCAGTGCCTGAGTGATGACACTGATACAGAGATCTCCACACAG gATGCATGGCAATGCACAGAGTGTAGAAAGTATAACACACCTCTCCAGAGGTACTGTGTTCGTTGCTGGGCTCTACGGAAGAACTGGTACAAAGATGTCCCTCGACTTGCCCATTCGCTTTCTGTTCCCGACATTGCAGCATGCAGCTCTCTCATCGCCcatgatgaggaagatgacagCGACACAGGCATTGATGTCCCAGACTGCAGCAGGACAGTGTCTGATCCTGTTATCCTGCCCTCCCACTCCACCGCTGACCGACCACTGCCCACTATGGTTATGGGAAAAGACAAGGGGCCTCTGCCCTCCAGCTTTCACAAGGATGAGGTTCTCTCAGGGGGAGAGAGTCAGGAAAATCTGGGCATGGAAGTTGAAGAAATTAGGCCTGAGGCACTGCTGGAGCCTTGCAAGCTTTGTCGAGTGCGACCACGCAATGGAAATATAATACATGGACGTACAGCTCACCTGTTAACCTGCTTCCCATGTGCAAGGAGGCTACACAAGTTCCAGGCCCCTTGCCCAGGATGTGGAAAAATCATTCAGAAAGTTATTAAGATATTTATCCTCTAA
- the mdm4 gene encoding protein Mdm4 isoform X3 yields MTLWESCWKWRAFLSKTQAQCTKCSRNIWLCLAPVICRGVVKAGLEAGSDGPLLQTPSQRRPREPDEDSVEGMLRSACKRPKLDVTLDEWDLSGLPWWFLGNLRSNYSRRSNGSTDIHTNQLSPAQEEDTAIVSDTTDDLWFLTEGESEQVSVEMKEAALEEGSGGEGEAPPENDDGGGKEEKADREMQEEPDEDSQCLSDDTDTEISTQDAWQCTECRKYNTPLQRYCVRCWALRKNWYKDVPRLAHSLSVPDIAACSSLIAHDEEDDSDTGIDVPDCSRTVSDPVILPSHSTADRPLPTMVMGKDKGPLPSSFHKDEVLSGGESQENLGMEVEEIRPEALLEPCKLCRVRPRNGNIIHGRTAHLLTCFPCARRLHKFQAPCPGCGKIIQKVIKIFIL; encoded by the exons ATGACCCTTTGGGAGAGCTGCTGGAAGTGGAGAGCTTTTCTGTCAAAAACCCAAG CCCAGTGTACGAAATGCTCAAGAAATATTTGGTTGTGCTTGGCTCCTGTG ATATGCAGAGGTGTGGTTAAAGCAGGATTGGAGGCTGGCAGTGATGGGCCCCTCCTGCAGACCCCCTCTCAGCGACGACCTCGTGAGCCAGATGAAG ACTCTGTTGAAGGAATGCTGCGTTCAGCCTGTAAACGGCCAAAACTAGATGTTACACTTGATGAATGGGACCTCTCTGGCCTGCCCTGGTGGTTTCTGGGTAATCTCCGTAGCAACTATAGCCGTAGGAGCAACGGCTCCACAGACATCCACACAAACCAA CTGTCGCCTGCACAGGAAGAGGACACAGCAATTGTATCAGACACCACCGATGACCTCTGGTTCCTGACTGAGGGTGAGAGTGAACAGGTGAGTGTGGAGATGAAAGAAGCTGCGCTGGAGGAAGGGAGTGGAGGAGAAGGTGAGGCCCCACCTGAGAATGATGATGGAGGAGGGAAAGAGGAGAAGGCAGATCGAGAG ATGCAGGAGGAACCAGATGAAGATTCTCAGTGCCTGAGTGATGACACTGATACAGAGATCTCCACACAG gATGCATGGCAATGCACAGAGTGTAGAAAGTATAACACACCTCTCCAGAGGTACTGTGTTCGTTGCTGGGCTCTACGGAAGAACTGGTACAAAGATGTCCCTCGACTTGCCCATTCGCTTTCTGTTCCCGACATTGCAGCATGCAGCTCTCTCATCGCCcatgatgaggaagatgacagCGACACAGGCATTGATGTCCCAGACTGCAGCAGGACAGTGTCTGATCCTGTTATCCTGCCCTCCCACTCCACCGCTGACCGACCACTGCCCACTATGGTTATGGGAAAAGACAAGGGGCCTCTGCCCTCCAGCTTTCACAAGGATGAGGTTCTCTCAGGGGGAGAGAGTCAGGAAAATCTGGGCATGGAAGTTGAAGAAATTAGGCCTGAGGCACTGCTGGAGCCTTGCAAGCTTTGTCGAGTGCGACCACGCAATGGAAATATAATACATGGACGTACAGCTCACCTGTTAACCTGCTTCCCATGTGCAAGGAGGCTACACAAGTTCCAGGCCCCTTGCCCAGGATGTGGAAAAATCATTCAGAAAGTTATTAAGATATTTATCCTCTAA
- the myog gene encoding LOW QUALITY PROTEIN: myogenin (The sequence of the model RefSeq protein was modified relative to this genomic sequence to represent the inferred CDS: inserted 2 bases in 1 codon) has protein sequence MPAYSCSTPVVLHTSSTHHKPKPDQKTGTHTYTLTHLLXRSRAEEQFQGRQGFLSHHIQTTSLSSMELFETNPYFFPDQRFYEGGDNYFPSRLPGGYDQASYQDRNTMMGLCGGLSGGVGVGTSGTEDKASPSSLSPHSEPHCPGQCLPWACKLCKRKTVTMDRRRAATLREKRRLKKVNEAFEALKRSTLMNPNQRLPKVEILRSAIQYIERLQALVSSLNQQDTETGQQGLHYRPSPAQPRVSSSSEPSSGSTCCSSPEWSSTPEQCTQNYSSEDLLSAADSPEQGNMRALTSIVDSISAADGAVAFPVDIPK, from the exons ATGCCAGCCTACAGTTGCTCCACACCAGTTGTTCTCCACACGTCTTCCACTCATCACAAACCCAAGCCAGACCAGAAGACAGGCACCCACACGTACACTCTGACACACTTGCT CAGGAGCAGGGCCGAAGAGCAGTTTCAAGGGAGGCAGGGATTTTTGTCCCATCACATCCAGACCACATCGTTGTCCAGTATGGAGCTTTTCGAGACCAACCCTTACTTTTTCCCTGACCAGCGCTTTTACGAGGGAGGGGACAATTACTTCCCCTCTCGCCTGCCTGGGGGGTATGACCAAGCAAGCTACCAGGATAGGAACACCATGATGGGCTTGTGTGGGGGTCTGTCTGGGGGTGTTGGAGTCGGGACCTCAGGAACAGAGGACAAAGCATCTCCATCAAGCCTGTCACCTCACTCTGAGCCTCACTGTCCTGGCCAGTGCCTGCCCTGGGCCTGTAAGCTGTGCAAAAGGAAGACCGTGACCATGGACCGGCGGAGAGCGGCCACATTGAGGGAGAAGAGGCGACTGAAGAAGGTGAACGAGGCCTTTGAGGCTCTGAAGAGGAGCACCCTGATGAACCCCAACCAAAGGCTTCCCAAGGTGGAGATCTTGCGAAGCGCCATCCAGTATATTGAAAGGCTGCAGGCCCTGGTGTCCTCCCTCAACCAGCAGGACACTGAGACAGGGCAGCAGGGACTGCACTACCGACCCAGCCCAGCTCAGCCCAGA GTGTCATCGTCAAGCGAGCCCAGTTCGGGCAgcacctgctgcagcagccCAGAATGGAGCAGCACTCCAGAGCAGTGCACGCAGAACTACAGCAGCGAGG ATCTTCTGAGTGCTGCCGATTCTCCAGAGCAGGGCAACATGCGTGCCCTGACTTCCATTGTGGACAGCATCTCTGCAGCAGACGGTGCTGTTGCCTTTCCTGTGGACATTCCCAAATAG
- the mdm4 gene encoding protein Mdm4 isoform X2 has protein sequence MSSLSAQSPASSSSCRTPPGEGNQVQPKAPLLQILRVAGAQEEVFTLKEVMHYLGQYIMGKQLYDKQRQHIVHCQDDPLGELLEVESFSVKNPSPVYEMLKKYLVVLGSCDAAENLSVGRECVEGGVEDRGQICRGVVKAGLEAGSDGPLLQTPSQRRPREPDEDSVEGMLRSACKRPKLDVTLDEWDLSGLPWWFLGNLRSNYSRRSNGSTDIHTNQEEDTAIVSDTTDDLWFLTEGESEQVSVEMKEAALEEGSGGEGEAPPENDDGGGKEEKADREMQEEPDEDSQCLSDDTDTEISTQDAWQCTECRKYNTPLQRYCVRCWALRKNWYKDVPRLAHSLSVPDIAACSSLIAHDEEDDSDTGIDVPDCSRTVSDPVILPSHSTADRPLPTMVMGKDKGPLPSSFHKDEVLSGGESQENLGMEVEEIRPEALLEPCKLCRVRPRNGNIIHGRTAHLLTCFPCARRLHKFQAPCPGCGKIIQKVIKIFIL, from the exons ATGAGCTCCCTATCAGCCCAGTCTCCAGCATCAAGCTCATCATGCAGGACTCCACCTGGAGAGGGAAATCAG GTACAACCAAAGGCCCCTCTCCTGCAGATTCTGCGTGTTGCTGGTGCCCAGGAGGAAGTGTTCACACTCAAAGAG GTGATGCACTACTTGGGGCAGTATATCATGGGAAAGCAACTGTATGACAAGCAGAGGCAACACATAGTCCACTGTCAGGATGACCCTTTGGGAGAGCTGCTGGAAGTGGAGAGCTTTTCTGTCAAAAACCCAAG CCCAGTGTACGAAATGCTCAAGAAATATTTGGTTGTGCTTGGCTCCTGTG ACGCTGCAGAGAATCTTTCTGTGGGCCGTGAATGTGTAGAGGGCGGAGTGGAGGATCGTGGTCAG ATATGCAGAGGTGTGGTTAAAGCAGGATTGGAGGCTGGCAGTGATGGGCCCCTCCTGCAGACCCCCTCTCAGCGACGACCTCGTGAGCCAGATGAAG ACTCTGTTGAAGGAATGCTGCGTTCAGCCTGTAAACGGCCAAAACTAGATGTTACACTTGATGAATGGGACCTCTCTGGCCTGCCCTGGTGGTTTCTGGGTAATCTCCGTAGCAACTATAGCCGTAGGAGCAACGGCTCCACAGACATCCACACAAACCAA GAAGAGGACACAGCAATTGTATCAGACACCACCGATGACCTCTGGTTCCTGACTGAGGGTGAGAGTGAACAGGTGAGTGTGGAGATGAAAGAAGCTGCGCTGGAGGAAGGGAGTGGAGGAGAAGGTGAGGCCCCACCTGAGAATGATGATGGAGGAGGGAAAGAGGAGAAGGCAGATCGAGAG ATGCAGGAGGAACCAGATGAAGATTCTCAGTGCCTGAGTGATGACACTGATACAGAGATCTCCACACAG gATGCATGGCAATGCACAGAGTGTAGAAAGTATAACACACCTCTCCAGAGGTACTGTGTTCGTTGCTGGGCTCTACGGAAGAACTGGTACAAAGATGTCCCTCGACTTGCCCATTCGCTTTCTGTTCCCGACATTGCAGCATGCAGCTCTCTCATCGCCcatgatgaggaagatgacagCGACACAGGCATTGATGTCCCAGACTGCAGCAGGACAGTGTCTGATCCTGTTATCCTGCCCTCCCACTCCACCGCTGACCGACCACTGCCCACTATGGTTATGGGAAAAGACAAGGGGCCTCTGCCCTCCAGCTTTCACAAGGATGAGGTTCTCTCAGGGGGAGAGAGTCAGGAAAATCTGGGCATGGAAGTTGAAGAAATTAGGCCTGAGGCACTGCTGGAGCCTTGCAAGCTTTGTCGAGTGCGACCACGCAATGGAAATATAATACATGGACGTACAGCTCACCTGTTAACCTGCTTCCCATGTGCAAGGAGGCTACACAAGTTCCAGGCCCCTTGCCCAGGATGTGGAAAAATCATTCAGAAAGTTATTAAGATATTTATCCTCTAA